GTCAAAGGCCTTGCCATTCACTCTAGGacaggccaaaaaaaaagaatcaggcTCGGGAAACATGCCCAGGGAATAAACAACGGCGTTAGGGAAAGAAGGGAAAACACTCTGGTCAGGGACGCCGGCATTAACGGATAATGTCTCTGATTTGAAGTGTACGAAAAGTAAATCAAACAGAACAGCCGAGGTGGAATACATTAGAGCGGCGGGGCCTCgaaaggaggaggcagattcaTAAATAATTTGTGACTCGAGGGCTCGAGACAAAACCCTGAAGAACTCATATCAGCGCTGAAACATGAGCTCCACACCTTTCAATAAATAgagtctatttatttatttatgtgcaaCACCTCCTCCTTCTTACGAGTTCAGTTTGCCGCACCAGGAATAATTTAGGGTGCAAGGTAAGGCTTCCGGTTTTAATCAGGAACCCACTGCAGCTGTGAAACTAACGCGGAGTCAACTGCTGCTGACTGCAGATGTGCAGCGATACTTTCAGGAAGTATTGCTGCAAATCTGTTCACTTAAAGTAATATAAAGTGAACTGTTCAAGATAAAACAAAGATGAATGGGTTATTcaaataaagggggggggggggtgtgaatGGGCAAATGTCTGTTTCCTGAGACATGTTAAGATCTAGcacaattaaagaaagaaaaactcaCATCTCTCATCTCATTAAGCACTGAGCAAGGCCGTTCTCTAATAACAAAGCAATAACAAACCTATTTAATTAACAAGACATGATACGCTCATTGGGTTTCCAGTTTGGCCGTGTACTCCCCCCAAAATAATCGTTTAGCCACCCAGGAACGGAGCCGACCAACAGCAGGAGCGTCCGCCTGGCAAAATGAACTCGCTGCCTACGGCCAGTAGTTTCAGGTGTGTCGAAGGCAGAGAAGCAAGGCAGCGCCGTGCCTTCATCCGCGCGGCTCTACCGGCAGGTCATCAGAGGATGGCGCAGAAGAACTTCTTCTCCCGGAAGGGATTCTCGGAGGCTGGGACAGGCACGATGAGGGGGTCCTCGCGTATGTGGGCGTCACAGTACGCCATCAGGTCTGCGGCTGCTTTGGATACCTGACGTgaaggaacaaaaataaaataaataaaaagtacatCTGTGATCAAGTTCATGTGGCTTCAATTCCAGCCGCCTGCATAAGGACATGGGGGGGTTCACGCCGGGCAGGCGACCTCGGGTTGCacctttctttcatttcctcccaTATCGCTCTCTATCAAAAGCCTAAGATGCCTCAACGAATGCTTGCAAGATGATTTTAATGTAGATTCAGGAGCTCGCACATTCTGCAGAataatatatgtgtatatatataacgGTCTCTTCTCCTTGAGACACACAGGAATGAACAGCGTCCCTCACAGATGGTGGGAGGTGTGGAGTGGGGTTGTGGAACGGGTTGGGTGCGGAGCTCAAGCAGTGTCCAAGCATGACCCAGTTTAAAAAGCGGTACAAACACATGGTTTTCATGAGATACAGTGGGGACGAAGGGCTTTAACAATCGGGTGTTTCCATAGATGATTTATGAATTAGTTATTTaccctttttattttctatttttttgtaaatatatatgtttgtttactttattttgtattttatagaTATAGGTGGTTTATTatctaattattttctatttaaaaaaatatatatatataatatatatatatatatgttactctatttgttttctatttgtcatAGATATGTATCATATGTATGTTGGGGATACGGTTCATTGAGTAGTGGAGAAGGGGAAGgtttcatcctactcctttcgGACATGTTGGGTTTGTATTATTCATATTattttgactttgttattgttattttgactaTTATCATCGTTTTCGGTTTGTTAGTTTTTCTATTTACTTTCTTGTTACGAGcatgttcaaaataaagcattcattcattcaatttaaCGTTCGTGCCTGAGAAGATCAAAGGACCAGATTGTGAGAGCATCGTTTATCGCTCTACATTTGTTCAGAAAAACTGGAATTTCTCAGGAACAATTAGAAATTGAATTTAGTTATGTTTACGGATCCACACACATGAAGATAACAATGGAGTAGATATAACtgtactgtttgtttgtttttaatgatcaCAGTTCTTTAGGCTATGATGATAATAGATTACCTCATGATGAGGTAATCTATTGTGTTTTGAGAAAAGCATTCATAAAAAATGGTTGAATTTTGTTACCGTATATTTGTTCTATTCCTGTGTAACCGATTGCTAGATGGCAATggatcatttattatttattcataagCATTTTGCTTCTGCCTACTCCTTTTGGGCATTTTATGTTTGCTGTTAatcacttgcttttttttttgttgcattaaAATTTGAAGCGCTCAAACCAAATaaaacgaaagaaaaaaaagaaagagattgTATTTTGCACACTATAATAAATAATGGGTTGATGCCAATGTTGCTTTGTTCACTTAATAAAGATGTTGTGagacatgcaaattaaaacTGACTATATGAGGGGAAGAAAGGATGCAGAGATTAATAaagcaaaggaaggaaaataatgGTTTAATTTAGAAGCCAGGCTGGATCAGAACTCCCAGTGGGCTCGATCTTTAGACGTAAACTTGGACCTGAATGAAATGACTCTTTCGTATGGAAAGCAACACACACTGCTCATGTTTCCAATTTGCCGCTGCCTGTGGCGACGACACTGTTATCCCATGATCAGCCTCAGGCAAGAGAAATCTGACTGAGAAGATTGAAGGGTGGGAGGCGGGACCTTCAACACTGGAATGGAAATGAGGGCGGGGCTAACTAACAACACGTCCTCCGTCAAGGCGGAGAGCAGATTGTATTTGTCAAACAGCAACCTGCAAgtgtaaaagtaaaacacatatatatacagtatttactGTACATACTTAGAGTTCTGTGTTTTacaaaggataaaaaaaaaaggctggtgTTCTTCTCTATTTGCCTTTTTATCAGCAAAATGCAGTATAAAAAGCCACAAGCATCAGTGTctaggacacactggagagaccatgtctctcagctggcctggggaCGCCTCGAAATtcccctggaggagctggagtccctgctcagactgcctccgcgacccggcccccggataagaggatggatggatggatggcctACAGTATGCTAAGATGCTACGGTGGTGAATCTGATCAAACTAATGAatggctgatttttttttcaggtcGTAGTCACAGAGCTGCTTTATTAGAGTCTGGGAACATCAACAAAGCCTCAACAAATGCAAGTAAACAGTTTCATTAGTGtcataataaaagcaaataCATGAATAATGATATGATCATGTGACTGTAGCCAGGGTGTCATTAAGCCCAGACTGACTGTAATTACACCGCAGCCCCCACCATGGAAGGAGAGGCCTTCTAATTAGCACGGATCACATTCCTTTGGCTGATGAATGAGAACGCGGCCATCCCTCAATCAGCAGCACCCACTCTGCCCTCGTCACTAATGCACCTCATCAGATCCCTTAATTCAATTTAAGGGATTCCCAGACATGAATAAACGTctttacttttactttacttttcatCCATGTTGAATTCAAgcgtctctttgttttttttttgtaacttttaaTAAAGTGCTACTCTGAGCTTCCTGTCTAACAATCATCTGACTCACTAAAgtttaaaacctttatttaaccaagtAGTTCACTTGAGAACCGATCCTCATTTACAACGACGGCCTGGAATGACAACATACGTTAAGCTGCATGGTTGTGGTGGGAGGATGCAACactgctacccactgcgccaccgtgtctCATAATAATCTGAGGATCTCTTAAACTCTCCCGACTGAGACCCAAAGTTAATGTATAACTATTTGATTTGCAATAATCTTACAGGAATATCGGCCCCCGTATGATTCTACGTCTCCTTGGTTACGACtcttacctgcccccccccccccctccccacctgtCTATGTGAATCTGTACTATGAAACACattcaaacaaaacaatcataaaataacagtatgtgtgtgaaatgtttttcgTCTTTTATTTCATCGTTAATGTggcaaaatagttttttttttcactttattGTATCATCATGAACTCGGCGTTGGTCGCATAACGTAATGGTTCTAGAATAATGCAGCCATCAGCTTCTAGATCTGCCGCC
Above is a window of Brachionichthys hirsutus isolate HB-005 chromosome 7, CSIRO-AGI_Bhir_v1, whole genome shotgun sequence DNA encoding:
- the LOC137896222 gene encoding guanine nucleotide-binding protein G(I)/G(S)/G(O) subunit gamma-4; translation: MKDGITNNSTASISQARKAVEQLKMEACMDRIKVSKAAADLMAYCDAHIREDPLIVPVPASENPFREKKFFCAIL